A genome region from Phaseolus vulgaris cultivar G19833 unplaced genomic scaffold, P. vulgaris v2.0 scaffold_46, whole genome shotgun sequence includes the following:
- the LOC137817409 gene encoding uncharacterized protein, giving the protein MVRSTPSQEGSQAEAQRTDDAFDVDLVFTKVDLEDVVPHANNPVVISAVTAGMKVHRVLVDQGSSADVMFWTTLNKLQLSPDMLRPYGGCLYGFTGDQVEAWGYLELRTTFTDGTSSRVESIRYRVVNASSAYDMLLGRQTLNRLGAVPSTRHMKMKLPDLTGKVITIKSDQKEAKQCYENSLKTRRGVSMIASGPSYIEKVPLP; this is encoded by the coding sequence ATGGTGAggtccacaccatcgcaggagggTTCTCAGGCAGAGGCACAAAGAACCGATGACGCCTTCGACGTAGACCTGGTCTTTACCAAGGTCGACTTAGAGGACGTTGTCCCCCATGCCAACAATCCAGTGGTGATCTCGGCGGTAACCGCGGGAATGAAGGTGCACCGCGTGCTAGTAgatcagggaagctcggcagacgtaatgttctggacGACTTTGAACAAGCTACAACTATCCCCTGAcatgctaaggccctatggCGGCTGTCTCTATGGCTTCACAGGAGACCAAGTAGAGGCGTGGGGATACTTGGAGTTAAGGACCACCTTCACAGATGGCACCTCGTCGCGTGTGGAAAGCATCAGGTACCGTGTCGTTAATGCCTCCTCTGCTTATGATATGTTGTTAGGTAGACAAACGCTAAACAGGTTAGGGGCGGTGccgtcgacaaggcacatgaagatgaagctaccggacctgaCGGGGAAGGTGATTACCATCAAATCAGATCAAAAGGAGGCCAAGCAAtgctacgagaatagcctcaaaACAAGGCGAGGGGTGTCCATGATCGCTAGTGGACCATCGTATATTGAGAAAGTCCCCTTACCCTGA